A genome region from Carya illinoinensis cultivar Pawnee chromosome 2, C.illinoinensisPawnee_v1, whole genome shotgun sequence includes the following:
- the LOC122295118 gene encoding early light-induced protein 1, chloroplastic-like, with translation MATSAAMQSMILSSNLSIRLTNRPRVNQFLPNANDVLRLPRNTCMRVRCMSQKNEDRSSSPQPPKFSTRFSDLLAFSGPAPERINGRLAMIGFVAAMAVEVYRGQDLFAQISDGGIPWFLGTSILLSFASLIPLSKGVSVESRSEGFMTSDAELLNGRAAMLGLVALAFTEFVKGGTIV, from the exons ATGGCAACCTCAGCTGCAATGCAATCCATGATCTTGTCGAGCAATTTGAGTATCCGTCTGACAAACAGGCCCAGGGTGAACCAGTTTCTTCCCAATGCTAATGATGTGCTCCGTTTGCCGAGAAACACTTGCATGAGGGTGCGCTGCATGTCTCAGAAAAATGAG GATCGATCCTCATCACCACAGCCACCCAAG TTCAGTACGAGGTTCTCCGACTTGCTTGCATTCAGTGGACCGGCACCGGAGAGGATCAACGGCAGGCTAGCGATGATCGGCTTCGTCGCGGCGATGGCGGTGGAGGTATATAGAGGGCAGGATCTGTTCGCGCAGATATCAGACGGTGGGATCCCATGGTTTCTAGGAACCAGCATTTTGCTGTCTTTTGCATCTCTAATTCCTCTGTCCAAAGGGGTGAGCGTGGAGTCGAGGTCGGAGGGGTTCATGACCTCGGATGCTGAGCTTTTGAATGGGAGGGCCGCCATGTTGGGTTTGGTTGCACTTGCCTTTACTGAGTTTGTTAAAGGTGGAACCATTGTGTAG